The following are encoded together in the Fundidesulfovibrio putealis DSM 16056 genome:
- a CDS encoding 4Fe-4S binding protein, whose protein sequence is MRIVTVRRISQGFFLALFLWLCVAATVGPQWWQLRGWPINWFLGLDPLTALTTLLATGTLYAPLAWALATVALTALLGRAFCGFVCPLGALNQLTGWLSRRGAKPLERARDNAHHRLQGLKYVILAFFLACAALGSVQTGLLDPLPLLHRSVNLTILPVLDARTTVLSDEPRAYESAWTLGAVLLAVIGLNLVRPRFFCRFLCPLGAMLGLVGRFAPWRVVKADQGRCGDCRLCEQYCEGACRPSGELVHSECVMCMNCLSQCPSGRMGFAARPSAAGEQPVTDISRRGAIVAVAAGALTVPLWRVGALADTGRSALLIRPPGSLDEERFLSRCIRCGQCMRVCPSNIIQPSLFESGVQGLWTPSLNFRTGRSGCQVNCIACGQACPTAAIRPLSLEEKHGAGEYAKLGPVRLGTAFVDRSRCLPWVMDRPCIVCQELCPVSPKAIHTRTVFEPVRGGTASVARLQGDALDLATQPPVGLNLGSGDYAVRPLSRPDAIPRRILAQAGSRLTLDRPPQNWPGLTRGERAEIVVRLQRPYVDPARCIGCGMCEHECPVSGLRAIRVYSENESRSTKGRMLIEQRRTEA, encoded by the coding sequence ATGCGCATCGTCACTGTCCGGCGCATAAGCCAGGGCTTCTTCCTGGCGCTGTTCCTCTGGTTGTGCGTGGCGGCCACCGTGGGGCCTCAGTGGTGGCAGCTGCGCGGCTGGCCCATCAACTGGTTTCTCGGCCTGGACCCGCTCACCGCCCTGACCACCCTTCTGGCCACCGGGACGCTCTATGCGCCGCTGGCCTGGGCGCTGGCCACGGTGGCCCTCACGGCGCTTTTGGGTCGGGCCTTCTGCGGCTTCGTCTGCCCGCTGGGAGCGCTGAACCAGCTGACGGGCTGGCTGTCCCGACGCGGGGCAAAACCCCTGGAGCGCGCCCGCGACAACGCCCATCATCGGCTCCAGGGCCTGAAATACGTCATCCTGGCCTTCTTCCTGGCCTGCGCCGCGCTGGGCTCGGTGCAGACCGGGCTTCTGGACCCGCTGCCGCTCCTGCACCGCTCCGTGAACCTGACCATCCTGCCCGTGCTGGACGCCCGGACCACGGTGCTGAGCGACGAGCCGCGCGCCTACGAGTCCGCCTGGACCCTGGGCGCGGTGCTGCTGGCGGTGATCGGGCTGAATCTCGTCCGCCCGCGCTTCTTCTGCCGCTTTCTCTGCCCGTTGGGGGCGATGCTTGGCCTGGTGGGACGCTTCGCGCCCTGGCGCGTGGTCAAGGCCGATCAAGGCCGCTGCGGCGACTGCCGCCTGTGCGAGCAGTACTGCGAGGGAGCCTGCCGCCCCTCGGGGGAGCTGGTGCACAGCGAGTGCGTCATGTGCATGAACTGCCTGAGCCAGTGCCCCAGCGGACGCATGGGCTTCGCGGCCCGCCCGTCCGCCGCCGGGGAGCAGCCGGTCACGGACATCTCCCGGCGCGGAGCCATCGTGGCCGTGGCAGCCGGGGCGCTCACCGTTCCCTTGTGGCGGGTGGGGGCGCTGGCCGACACCGGGCGCAGCGCGCTGCTGATACGGCCCCCCGGATCATTGGACGAGGAGCGTTTCCTGAGCCGATGCATCCGCTGCGGCCAGTGCATGCGGGTGTGCCCTTCCAACATCATCCAGCCCTCGCTCTTCGAGTCCGGCGTGCAGGGGCTGTGGACGCCCTCGCTCAACTTCCGCACCGGGCGCTCCGGCTGCCAGGTGAACTGCATCGCCTGCGGGCAGGCCTGCCCCACGGCGGCCATCCGCCCCTTGAGCCTGGAGGAGAAGCATGGCGCGGGCGAATACGCCAAGCTCGGCCCGGTGCGCCTGGGCACGGCCTTCGTGGACCGCTCTCGCTGCCTGCCCTGGGTCATGGACCGCCCCTGCATCGTCTGCCAGGAGCTCTGCCCCGTGAGCCCCAAGGCCATCCACACCCGCACCGTGTTCGAGCCGGTGCGCGGCGGCACGGCCTCGGTTGCCCGTCTCCAGGGGGACGCGCTTGATCTGGCCACGCAGCCGCCCGTGGGCCTGAACCTTGGCAGCGGGGACTACGCGGTGCGGCCTCTTTCCAGGCCGGACGCCATCCCCCGGCGCATCCTGGCCCAGGCGGGCTCGCGCCTGACGCTGGACAGGCCGCCGCAGAACTGGCCGGGGCTAACGCGCGGAGAACGGGCGGAGATCGTGGTGCGCCTGCAGCGGCCCTACGTGGACCCGGCCCGCTGCATCGGCTGCGGCATGTGCGAACACGAATGCCCGGTGTCCGGGCTTCGGGCCATACGCGTATACAGCGAGAACGAATCCCGATCCACCAAAGGACGGATGCTCATCGAGCAACGGAGGACCGAGGCATGA
- a CDS encoding DUF362 domain-containing protein, which translates to MSSETKPDHTPDRNSEMDRRDFLKRVAAASAIAVGTGGLGLAFLDRAGPPPVPESKVLPGLGDFSIKDLPAGTPRMAVVRGNDRAAMFGQGVRALGGMEAFIRKGDHVLIKVNAAFSSPAALGATTHPDLLAAVAAACMKAGAAKVSVTDNPINNPESCFAISGLSEAARSAGASLILPRAGLFAPVTLPGAHLLRDWPVLAGAFTGVTKLIALAPVKDHARAGASMLLKNMYGLLGGRRNVFHQDISAIITELSVLTRPTLSVLDGTMAMMSNGPTGGSLSDLKATATMIVTTDPVAADALGAELLGRTLDDIPYIRMAQAAGAGTADYKSLNPAYLDAGA; encoded by the coding sequence GTGAGCAGCGAGACCAAGCCAGACCATACCCCTGACCGCAACTCCGAAATGGACCGCCGCGACTTCCTCAAGCGCGTAGCCGCCGCCTCGGCCATCGCCGTGGGCACAGGCGGGCTGGGGCTTGCCTTCCTGGACCGGGCCGGACCGCCGCCCGTGCCGGAGAGTAAAGTGCTGCCCGGCCTGGGGGACTTCTCCATCAAGGACCTCCCGGCGGGCACACCCCGCATGGCCGTGGTGCGCGGCAACGACCGCGCCGCCATGTTCGGGCAGGGCGTGCGGGCGCTGGGCGGCATGGAGGCCTTCATCAGGAAGGGCGACCACGTGCTCATAAAGGTCAATGCCGCATTCTCCTCGCCCGCCGCGCTGGGGGCCACCACCCACCCGGACCTGCTGGCCGCCGTTGCCGCCGCCTGCATGAAGGCCGGAGCGGCCAAAGTCTCCGTGACCGACAACCCCATCAACAACCCGGAGAGCTGCTTCGCCATCTCCGGGCTGTCCGAGGCCGCCCGGAGCGCCGGAGCCTCGCTCATCCTCCCGCGCGCCGGGCTGTTCGCTCCGGTGACGCTCCCAGGCGCGCACCTCCTGCGCGACTGGCCCGTGCTGGCCGGAGCCTTCACCGGGGTCACCAAATTGATCGCCCTGGCCCCGGTCAAGGACCATGCCCGCGCCGGGGCCTCGATGCTGCTGAAAAACATGTACGGGCTGCTTGGCGGCAGGCGAAACGTGTTTCACCAGGACATCAGCGCCATCATCACCGAGCTCTCCGTGCTGACCCGCCCCACGCTCTCGGTGCTGGACGGCACCATGGCCATGATGTCCAACGGCCCCACGGGCGGCTCCCTCTCGGACCTCAAGGCCACGGCCACCATGATCGTCACCACCGACCCCGTGGCCGCCGACGCGCTGGGGGCCGAGCTTCTGGGCCGCACCCTGGACGACATCCCCTACATCCGCATGGCCCAGGCCGCCGGGGCGGGAACCGCCGACTACAAATCCCTCAACCCCGCGTATCTGGACGCGGGAGCCTGA
- a CDS encoding DUF6599 family protein, with translation MSQTTRQIQGQTLVQPLGQNLGQPPGQSPSQTLGQDWGQTSGSLAAHAGELGNTSAGRPASLQQGHQGQPERPGRPKRSGRRPGPGERLAGYAVLSVLAVLTVWLFVRQAQFNPAVVVAMNHPKGAAKLVSRQQGDVASLTATFLEALGDAAALSPVESYNAETLSDKIDGKAELYLASGFQEMSNRAFSAGDAAGARVDVYLYAMESPKDAFAVFSGQRRQGADQLSLTANAYATDNAIFLTKDRFYLEFIGDQASPQLRPALESMAKALLAALPSEDSQGSGADTDLFPPEGLKKDAVRLAVSDALGLEGFQNVYTAEYVLPQGEAAAFLAVRATPEEAAAQAKAYIDFLAANGFKPAPVQSLPGVTIMAMDTLVQVVMSKGRALAGVHDAANTEAALALAAAMSRSLDSAQEASKP, from the coding sequence ATGAGCCAGACGACACGTCAGATCCAGGGCCAGACCCTGGTCCAGCCTTTGGGCCAGAACTTGGGCCAGCCCCCCGGCCAAAGCCCGAGCCAGACCCTGGGCCAAGACTGGGGCCAAACGTCGGGCAGTCTCGCGGCTCACGCCGGGGAGCTGGGGAATACCAGCGCCGGACGGCCTGCCTCGTTGCAGCAGGGGCATCAGGGGCAGCCGGAGCGGCCTGGACGTCCGAAACGCTCCGGCAGGCGACCGGGGCCGGGCGAGCGTCTGGCCGGGTACGCCGTGCTTTCCGTGCTGGCCGTGCTGACGGTCTGGCTGTTTGTGCGCCAGGCCCAGTTCAATCCGGCGGTGGTCGTGGCCATGAACCACCCCAAGGGTGCGGCCAAGCTTGTCTCCCGGCAGCAGGGCGACGTGGCCTCGCTGACAGCGACCTTCCTGGAGGCGCTGGGCGACGCCGCCGCGCTTTCACCGGTGGAGAGCTACAACGCCGAGACGCTCTCGGACAAAATCGACGGCAAGGCCGAGCTGTATCTGGCTTCGGGCTTCCAGGAGATGTCCAACCGGGCGTTCTCGGCTGGCGACGCAGCCGGGGCGCGCGTGGACGTGTACCTCTACGCCATGGAGTCCCCCAAGGACGCCTTCGCCGTGTTCAGCGGCCAGCGCCGCCAGGGGGCGGACCAGCTGTCGCTCACGGCCAACGCCTACGCCACCGACAACGCCATTTTCCTCACCAAGGACCGCTTCTACCTGGAGTTTATCGGGGACCAGGCCTCGCCCCAGCTGCGCCCGGCCCTGGAATCCATGGCCAAGGCCCTGCTGGCTGCCCTGCCATCGGAGGACAGCCAGGGTTCCGGCGCAGACACGGACCTCTTCCCACCCGAAGGGTTGAAGAAGGACGCCGTGCGCTTGGCAGTGTCCGACGCGCTGGGGCTGGAAGGATTCCAGAACGTGTACACCGCCGAATACGTCCTGCCCCAGGGCGAGGCCGCAGCCTTCCTGGCCGTGCGCGCCACTCCTGAAGAGGCTGCCGCCCAGGCCAAGGCGTATATCGATTTCCTGGCCGCCAACGGGTTCAAGCCCGCGCCTGTGCAAAGCCTGCCCGGAGTGACCATCATGGCCATGGACACCCTGGTGCAGGTGGTCATGTCCAAGGGCCGCGCGCTGGCCGGGGTGCACGACGCGGCAAACACGGAAGCGGCGCTGGCCTTGGCTGCGGCGATGTCGCGTTCCCTTGATTCCGCCCAGGAGGCGTCCAAGCCGTGA
- a CDS encoding DUF4911 domain-containing protein: MPCEPRPRKRKTPYRAPRWSSRVYVKLEQRHIALFKFLLEAHGHLGLMSVADRHAAILKVSYSPDCQREMREFLDEAREALPLEVVALP; this comes from the coding sequence ATGCCCTGCGAACCCCGCCCGCGCAAACGCAAGACCCCCTACCGCGCCCCCCGATGGTCGTCGCGGGTCTACGTGAAGCTCGAGCAGCGCCACATCGCGCTCTTCAAGTTCCTGCTGGAGGCCCACGGGCATCTGGGGCTCATGAGCGTGGCGGACCGTCACGCCGCCATCCTGAAAGTGAGCTATTCGCCCGACTGCCAACGCGAGATGCGCGAATTCCTGGACGAGGCCCGCGAGGCCCTGCCCCTGGAAGTGGTGGCCCTGCCCTAG
- a CDS encoding M24 family metallopeptidase yields MTDAPFTADVYAERREKLRARLREAGRTALLVSHAANRYYLSGFELHDSQCNESSGMLLISTTGRDKLLTDPRFLDAARRLWPEEDIFIYSGQKNAQVREYLAKIHPGPLAFESRAMSVDTCEQLRETLTLNASHGLVEGLRRIKEPEEIARMDRSCALNEKVMLAAPDILLPGRSEGEAAWRLEQLFRDLGASELAFSPIVAVNSNAALPHAEPGRDQITEECMVLVDMGARLGDYNSDQTRTFWVGNRPPDHFRKALELTQMAQAKAIAAIRPGLPISETYRTARGYFEEFGVEKAFTHALGHGIGLETHEAPSLSPIAEGVLEPGMVITVEPGLYYPEWGGIRWEHMVVVTEDGCRILGQDGA; encoded by the coding sequence GTGACCGACGCACCCTTCACCGCCGACGTGTACGCCGAGCGGCGCGAAAAGCTGCGCGCGCGCCTGCGCGAGGCGGGACGCACCGCACTTCTGGTATCCCATGCGGCCAACCGCTACTACCTGAGCGGCTTTGAACTGCACGACTCCCAATGCAACGAGTCCTCCGGGATGCTGCTCATCAGCACCACCGGACGCGACAAGCTGCTCACCGACCCCCGCTTCCTGGACGCCGCCCGCAGGCTGTGGCCGGAAGAGGACATCTTCATCTATTCCGGCCAGAAGAACGCCCAGGTGCGAGAATATCTGGCCAAGATCCATCCCGGCCCCCTGGCCTTCGAGAGCCGCGCCATGAGCGTGGACACCTGCGAGCAGCTTCGCGAGACGCTCACGCTGAACGCCTCCCACGGTCTGGTTGAAGGGCTTCGACGCATCAAGGAGCCCGAAGAGATCGCCCGCATGGACCGCTCCTGCGCCCTGAACGAGAAGGTGATGCTGGCCGCGCCGGACATCCTGCTCCCAGGACGCAGCGAGGGCGAGGCCGCCTGGCGGCTGGAGCAGCTCTTCCGCGACCTGGGAGCCTCGGAGCTGGCCTTCTCGCCCATCGTGGCCGTGAACTCCAACGCCGCGCTGCCCCACGCCGAGCCCGGCCGCGACCAGATCACCGAGGAGTGCATGGTGCTGGTGGACATGGGCGCGCGCCTGGGGGATTACAACTCCGACCAGACCCGCACCTTCTGGGTGGGCAACCGCCCCCCCGACCACTTCCGCAAGGCCCTGGAATTGACCCAGATGGCCCAGGCCAAGGCCATCGCCGCCATCCGGCCGGGTCTGCCCATCTCCGAGACCTACCGCACCGCGCGGGGCTATTTTGAGGAGTTCGGCGTGGAGAAGGCCTTCACCCACGCCCTGGGCCACGGCATCGGCCTGGAAACCCACGAGGCCCCCAGCCTCTCCCCCATCGCCGAGGGGGTGCTCGAGCCGGGCATGGTCATCACCGTGGAGCCCGGCCTGTACTACCCCGAGTGGGGCGGCATCCGCTGGGAGCACATGGTGGTGGTCACCGAAGACGGCTGCCGGATTCTGGGGCAGGACGGAGCCTAG
- a CDS encoding protoporphyrinogen/coproporphyrinogen oxidase, which translates to MQYTYLIIGAGPTGLGAARRLTELGIHDFAVLEANDYPGGLAASFKDAQGFTWDVGGHVVFSHYDYFDRMLEEALGGEYLEHQREAWVRIAKSWTPYPFQNNIRYLPREMAWDCVRGLLPGARPEGGIGTEGFTPAHFREWIEHIFGAGIARHFMLPYNFKVWATPPERMSYKWIGERVSVVDLEKVLKNILLGLDDVSWGPNNLFKFPLTGGTGEIYRRVAAKLGDRVRYKRSVVSIEPQKKEVTCDTGERFGYQKLLFTGPLDILATKLLTDAPDSVRQGAGGLEHSGGYIGGVGVEGAKTDSRCWMYFPESDNPFYRVTNFHHYSPNNTPDPDGMTVRKRAYMTEVSFSEHKPEPESHLDSVVDGLVNVSLMSEKDRDAVVSTWEMRLDYSYPIPTLGRDAALGAIQPWLESQGIFSRGRFGGWKYEVSNMDHSVMQGVEWAERMVTGKAETTYAL; encoded by the coding sequence GTGCAGTACACCTACCTGATCATCGGGGCCGGACCCACCGGCCTTGGCGCAGCCCGCCGCCTGACGGAACTCGGCATCCACGACTTCGCGGTGCTGGAAGCCAACGACTATCCGGGCGGCCTGGCCGCCAGCTTCAAGGACGCGCAGGGCTTCACCTGGGACGTGGGCGGCCACGTGGTCTTCTCCCATTACGACTACTTCGACCGCATGCTGGAAGAGGCCCTGGGCGGCGAGTATCTGGAGCATCAGCGCGAGGCCTGGGTGCGCATCGCCAAATCCTGGACGCCCTACCCCTTCCAGAACAACATCCGCTACCTCCCGCGCGAGATGGCCTGGGACTGCGTCCGGGGGCTCCTGCCCGGCGCGCGCCCCGAGGGCGGCATCGGCACGGAGGGCTTCACGCCCGCCCATTTCCGCGAGTGGATCGAGCATATCTTCGGCGCCGGCATCGCCAGGCACTTCATGCTGCCCTACAATTTCAAGGTCTGGGCCACCCCGCCCGAGCGCATGAGCTACAAGTGGATCGGCGAGCGCGTCAGCGTGGTCGACCTGGAGAAGGTGCTCAAGAACATCCTCCTGGGCCTGGACGACGTGTCCTGGGGGCCCAACAACTTGTTCAAATTCCCCCTGACCGGCGGAACCGGCGAGATTTACCGCCGCGTGGCCGCAAAGCTAGGCGACCGCGTTCGCTACAAGCGCAGCGTGGTGTCCATTGAACCGCAGAAGAAGGAAGTCACCTGCGACACCGGCGAGCGCTTCGGCTACCAGAAGCTCCTGTTCACCGGCCCGCTGGACATCCTGGCCACCAAGCTGCTCACAGACGCGCCAGATTCGGTGCGCCAGGGCGCAGGCGGCCTGGAGCACAGCGGCGGCTACATCGGCGGCGTGGGCGTGGAAGGGGCCAAGACGGATTCGCGCTGCTGGATGTACTTCCCGGAGTCGGACAATCCCTTTTACCGGGTCACCAACTTCCATCACTATTCGCCCAACAACACCCCGGACCCAGACGGCATGACGGTGCGCAAGCGCGCCTACATGACCGAGGTCAGCTTCTCGGAGCACAAGCCGGAACCCGAATCGCACCTGGACAGCGTGGTCGACGGTCTTGTAAACGTGTCGCTCATGTCCGAAAAGGACCGGGACGCCGTCGTCTCCACCTGGGAGATGCGCCTCGACTACTCCTACCCCATCCCCACCCTGGGCCGCGACGCGGCGCTCGGGGCGATCCAGCCCTGGCTGGAATCACAGGGCATCTTCAGCCGGGGGCGCTTCGGGGGCTGGAAGTACGAGGTGAGCAACATGGACCACTCCGTCATGCAGGGCGTGGAGTGGGCCGAGCGCATGGTCACCGGCAAGGCTGAAACAACGTACGCCCTTTAA
- a CDS encoding DMT family transporter has protein sequence MFAGYALVAAAALLWGFIGPLSKFAFQAGMSPLEVAFWRAMMAWVLYAVHAWRLSRMKVDACDLPWVAGFGVVCIFGLFASYVLAVRAGGAALASVLLYTAPAWVALLAWKILKERLTPVTVAAVAVTILGVAGVSLGDGANGAAGAGGSMNLAAIALGLLSGITYALYYIFGKAFLNRYATPTVFLYALPVGGACMLPFFSFEPHPLSAWAACVALAVCCTYGAYSLYYAGLRRIEASRAAVIATLEPVVSALLAFSFFGERFTALGYAGSALILTAVIMTIVAARR, from the coding sequence ATGTTCGCAGGTTACGCCCTCGTGGCCGCTGCCGCCCTGCTCTGGGGGTTCATCGGTCCGCTCTCCAAATTCGCCTTCCAGGCCGGGATGTCCCCGCTGGAGGTGGCTTTCTGGCGCGCCATGATGGCCTGGGTGCTCTACGCGGTCCACGCCTGGCGGCTTAGCAGGATGAAGGTGGACGCCTGCGACCTGCCCTGGGTGGCCGGTTTCGGCGTGGTGTGCATCTTCGGCCTGTTCGCCAGCTACGTGCTGGCCGTGCGCGCAGGCGGGGCCGCCCTGGCCTCGGTGCTCCTGTACACGGCTCCGGCCTGGGTGGCGCTTCTGGCCTGGAAGATCCTCAAGGAGCGCCTGACTCCCGTGACCGTCGCCGCCGTGGCCGTGACCATCCTCGGCGTGGCCGGGGTCAGCCTGGGAGACGGTGCGAACGGGGCAGCCGGGGCTGGCGGCTCCATGAACCTCGCGGCCATCGCACTTGGACTTCTGTCCGGCATCACCTACGCGCTCTATTACATCTTCGGCAAAGCCTTCCTGAACCGCTACGCCACGCCCACGGTGTTCCTGTACGCCTTGCCCGTGGGCGGGGCCTGCATGCTGCCCTTCTTCAGCTTCGAACCGCATCCGCTTTCGGCCTGGGCGGCCTGCGTGGCTCTTGCGGTGTGCTGCACATACGGGGCATACTCGCTTTACTACGCGGGCTTGAGGCGCATCGAGGCCAGCCGCGCCGCCGTGATCGCCACGCTCGAGCCGGTGGTGTCCGCCCTGCTGGCTTTTTCGTTCTTCGGAGAGCGCTTCACGGCGCTCGGGTACGCCGGTTCCGCCCTGATCCTGACCGCCGTCATCATGACCATCGTCGCGGCCAGGCGCTGA
- a CDS encoding DMT family transporter: MSLTTIKLFVTAVIWGGTFIAGRMLGGEIAPFSASFLRFVAANIFLVGFFLWKEGTLPRLDARMLLLLCGLGATGVFLYNVFFLWGLTYVPAGRAAIIVAGNPVFIALLSFVFFREPLTRNKMAGVVLCLTGAALVIGHGNPLGLFTGAVSLGDLAIVGAMFSWVSYSLLGKQVMGKLTPLAAVTCSCVVGMFMLLPPALNEGLMQQAARLSATGWAAIAYLGVLGTGVGFVWFYQGIREIGASRAAVFINFVPVSAATMGVLFLGEQVDASLLAGGALVLCGVALTNNLGRPVRPAK, translated from the coding sequence ATGAGCCTGACTACCATCAAGCTGTTCGTCACGGCGGTCATCTGGGGCGGCACGTTCATCGCGGGGCGCATGCTGGGCGGCGAGATCGCGCCCTTTTCGGCCTCGTTCCTGCGCTTCGTGGCAGCCAACATCTTTCTGGTGGGCTTTTTCCTGTGGAAAGAAGGCACACTGCCCCGCCTGGACGCCAGGATGCTCCTGCTCCTGTGCGGCCTGGGGGCCACGGGCGTGTTTCTGTACAACGTGTTCTTCCTGTGGGGCCTGACCTACGTTCCTGCCGGACGCGCGGCCATCATCGTGGCCGGGAACCCGGTGTTCATCGCGCTTCTGTCCTTCGTGTTCTTCCGGGAACCGCTCACGCGCAACAAGATGGCGGGAGTAGTGCTGTGCCTCACGGGCGCGGCCCTGGTCATCGGGCACGGCAACCCGCTGGGGCTGTTCACGGGCGCTGTGAGCCTTGGCGATCTGGCCATTGTGGGGGCCATGTTCTCCTGGGTGTCCTATTCGCTCCTGGGCAAGCAGGTGATGGGCAAGCTCACGCCGCTGGCAGCAGTGACCTGCTCCTGCGTGGTGGGCATGTTCATGCTGTTGCCGCCCGCGTTGAACGAGGGGCTGATGCAGCAGGCGGCGCGTTTGTCCGCCACTGGCTGGGCGGCCATCGCCTATCTGGGAGTGCTTGGCACGGGCGTGGGCTTCGTGTGGTTCTACCAGGGCATCCGGGAGATCGGCGCGTCCAGGGCGGCGGTGTTCATCAATTTCGTGCCGGTTTCCGCCGCCACGATGGGGGTGCTGTTCCTGGGCGAGCAGGTGGACGCCTCGCTGCTGGCTGGCGGCGCGCTGGTGCTGTGCGGCGTGGCGTTGACCAACAACCTTGGCAGGCCGGTCCGCCCGGCGAAGTAA
- a CDS encoding DMT family transporter, with protein sequence MTRKSATLALVFTATLWSLGGVFIKSVDWNPLAIAGARSAIAAVFLALALGKPKIHFSWPLIGAAVATAATMLLFVSATRLTTAANAVVLQYLAPIHVALLAPRFLGEPTRRSDWAALALAVVGMTLFFWDDVSPDGQLGILLALASSVTFAGIPLCLRRLGDRGGQTEAVLLGNAILAVGCLPFYFQGPFPNMAGVGGLLALGIVQTGLAYFIYTKAIRHVRALEGMLIPVIEPIFNPVWVFLFIGEKPSGMAMIGGIIVLGAATMQGVLAARGR encoded by the coding sequence ATGACCCGCAAAAGCGCCACCCTGGCCCTCGTCTTCACGGCTACGCTCTGGTCGCTGGGCGGCGTGTTCATAAAGAGCGTGGACTGGAACCCCCTGGCCATCGCCGGGGCGCGCTCTGCCATTGCCGCCGTGTTCCTGGCCCTGGCGCTCGGCAAACCCAAAATCCACTTCAGCTGGCCCTTGATCGGCGCTGCCGTTGCCACCGCCGCCACCATGCTGCTGTTCGTGTCCGCCACGCGCCTGACAACGGCAGCCAACGCCGTGGTGCTCCAGTACCTGGCCCCCATCCATGTGGCGCTGCTGGCTCCCCGGTTCCTGGGCGAACCCACGCGCCGCAGCGACTGGGCCGCGCTGGCCCTGGCCGTGGTGGGCATGACGCTGTTCTTCTGGGACGACGTGTCTCCGGACGGCCAATTGGGCATCCTGCTGGCCCTGGCCTCGAGCGTCACCTTCGCGGGCATCCCCCTGTGCCTGCGCCGCCTCGGCGACCGGGGCGGCCAGACCGAGGCGGTGCTGCTGGGAAACGCGATTCTGGCCGTGGGCTGCCTGCCCTTCTACTTCCAGGGGCCGTTCCCCAACATGGCGGGCGTAGGCGGCCTCTTGGCCCTGGGCATCGTGCAGACGGGCCTTGCCTACTTCATCTACACCAAGGCCATCCGCCACGTGCGCGCCCTGGAGGGCATGCTCATCCCGGTGATCGAGCCCATCTTCAACCCGGTGTGGGTGTTTTTGTTCATCGGCGAGAAGCCCTCTGGCATGGCCATGATTGGCGGCATCATCGTGCTGGGGGCAGCCACCATGCAGGGCGTGCTGGCCGCGAGGGGCAGATGA
- a CDS encoding ABC transporter ATP-binding protein, with protein sequence MNAPILELKSLSAGWGRAPAIREIDLRIEQGEIVTIIGANGAGKSTTLMAISSILKPMGGQIFYNGQDTASIPAEQLPAMGLCQVPEGRRIFPRLTVAENLDMGAYFRTDHDAVRRDMAHVFELFPRLQERAAQKGGTLSGGEQQMLAIGRALMGRPKLLLLDEPSLGLAPLIVEHIFSIIRRVSEEEGMTVLLVEQNANLALKLAQRGYVMETGRIAMTDTAASLLDNPEIRKAYLGE encoded by the coding sequence ATGAACGCCCCCATCCTTGAACTCAAGTCCCTAAGTGCTGGCTGGGGCCGCGCCCCGGCCATCCGCGAGATCGACCTGCGCATCGAGCAGGGCGAGATCGTCACCATCATCGGGGCCAACGGCGCGGGCAAGTCCACCACACTCATGGCCATAAGCTCGATACTAAAACCCATGGGCGGCCAGATCTTCTACAACGGCCAGGACACCGCCAGCATCCCCGCCGAGCAGCTCCCGGCCATGGGGCTGTGCCAAGTGCCCGAGGGCAGGCGTATCTTCCCTCGCCTCACCGTGGCCGAGAACCTGGACATGGGCGCGTATTTCCGCACCGACCACGACGCCGTGCGCCGCGACATGGCCCACGTGTTCGAGCTGTTCCCGCGCCTCCAGGAGCGCGCCGCGCAAAAAGGCGGCACGCTCTCCGGCGGCGAGCAGCAGATGCTGGCCATCGGACGCGCCCTCATGGGCAGACCGAAGCTCCTGCTGCTGGATGAACCCTCGCTGGGGCTCGCACCGCTCATCGTGGAGCACATCTTCTCCATCATCCGCCGCGTAAGCGAGGAAGAAGGCATGACCGTGCTGCTGGTGGAGCAGAACGCCAACCTGGCGCTGAAGCTCGCGCAGCGCGGCTACGTCATGGAGACCGGCCGTATCGCCATGACCGACACGGCAGCAAGCCTGCTGGACAATCCCGAGATTCGCAAAGCGTACCTGGGCGAATAG